The Lycium ferocissimum isolate CSIRO_LF1 chromosome 10, AGI_CSIRO_Lferr_CH_V1, whole genome shotgun sequence genome window below encodes:
- the LOC132035285 gene encoding uncharacterized protein LOC132035285 — protein sequence MDDTIIDLIVFGVVSWTTLFLLTRKLFPNRSFDFCNRLVSTVHAILAVTLASISVQDWRCPLCPLASRSSHEQMRAMAITMAYLIYDIVCCLFDKQVKIDNSIHHLVSGVGLGAGLAYERCGSILIAALWLTEISSPFLHFREILKELGYINTDINLAADVLFAIIFSSARMIGGPYVTYVTLSTDNPILIKAMSFGLQLVSTFWFYKIARMIMYKFSRRTKAISAPSNIKL from the exons ATGGATGATACAATCATAGATTTAATTGTATTTGGAGTTGTATCATGGACAACATTGTTTCTATTAACAAGAAAGTTGTTTCCAAATCgttcttttgatttttgtaaCCGTTTGGTGTCAACAGTTCATGCAATTTTAGCAGTAACTTTAGCTTCTATTTCTGTTCAAGATTGGCGTTGCCCACTTTGTCCTTTGGCTTCAAGATCTTCTCACGAACAG ATGAGGGCAATGGCAATAACAATGGCATATCTTATATATGATATTGTATGTTGTCTTTTTGACAAGCAAGTGAAGATTGATAACTCGATTCATCATTTGGTGAGTGGTGTTGGACTTGGAGCTGGGCTTGCCTATGAAcgg TGTGGTTCAATACTGATAGCAGCATTGTGGTTGACAGAGATTTCCAGTCCATTCCTACACTTCAGGGAGATTCTTAAAGAGCTTGGATACATAAATACTGACATTAATCTTGCAGCTGAT GTTTTATTTGCTATAATTTTCAGCAGTGCTAGGATGATAGGAGGCCCATACGTAACCTATGTCACTCTTTCTACTGATAATCCTATCCTCATTAAG GCCATGTCTTTCGGACTGCAACTTGTTAGTACTTTCTGGTTCTATAAGATTGCTAGGATGATCATGTACAAATTCTCTAGGAGAACTAAAGCTATAAGTGCTCCTTCAAATATAAAGCTATAA